A genome region from Triticum aestivum cultivar Chinese Spring chromosome 2B, IWGSC CS RefSeq v2.1, whole genome shotgun sequence includes the following:
- the LOC123046562 gene encoding ubiquinol oxidase 1b, mitochondrial: MSSRMAGATLLRHLGPRLFAAAEPASGLAASARGIMPAAARIFPARMASTEAAAPHAKQEDDAGTPQAAATPEQQSKKAVVSYWGIEPRKLVKEDGTEWPWFCFRPWDTYRPDTSIDVTKHHEPKALADKVAYFVVRSLRVPRDLFFQRRHASHALLLETVAAVPPMVGGVLLHLRSLRRFEHSGGWIRALMEEAENERMHLMTFMEVTQPRWWERALVLAAQGVFFNAYFVGYLISPKFAHRFVGYLEEEAVESYTEYLKDLEAGLIENTPAPAIAIDYWRLPADARLKDVVTAVRADEAHHRDANHYASDIHYQGMTLNQTPAPLGYH; this comes from the coding sequence ATGAGCTCTCGGATGGCCGGAGCCACGCTGCTGCGCCACCTGGGCCCCCGCCTCTTTGCCGCCGCCGAGCCGGCCTCCGGGCTCGCCGCCAGCGCGAGGGGCATCATGCCCGCCGCCGCGAGGATCTTCCCCGCGCGGATGGCCAgcaccgaggccgccgccccgcatGCCAAACAAGAAGATGATGCCGGAACACCCCAGGCGGCCGCGACTCCAGAGCAGCAGAGCAAGAAGGCCGTGGTGAGCTACTGGGGCATCGAGCCGCGGAAGctcgtcaaggaggacggcacggagTGGCCGTGGTTCTGCTTCAGGCCGTGGGACACgtaccggccggacacgtccatcgACGTCACCAAGCACCACGAGCCCAAGGCCCTGGCGGACAAGGTGGCCTACTTCGTGGTTCGGTCGCTGCGTGTGCCGCGGGACCTCTTCTTCCAGCGCCGGCACGCCAGCCACGCGCTGCTGCTGGAGACTGTGGCGGCGGTGCCGCCCATGGTGGGCGGCGTGCTGCTCCACCTGCGCTCGCTCCGCCGATTCGAGCACAGCGGCGGCTGGATCCGGGCGCTCATGGAGGAGGCCGAGAACGAGCGCATGCACCTCATGACCTTCATGGAGGTGACGCAGCCGCGCTGGTGGGAGCGCGCGCTCGTGCTCGCCGCGCAGGGCGTCTTCTTCAACGCCTACTTCGTCGGCTACCTCATCTCCCCCAAGTTCGCGCACCGCTTCGTCGGCTACCTCGAGGAGGAGGCCGTGGAGTCTTACACTGAGTACCTCAAGGACCTCGAAGCCGGCTTGATCGAGAACACGCCCGCGCCGGCCATCGCCATCGACTACTGGCGCCTCCCCGCCGACGCCAGGCTCAAAGACGTCGTCACCGCCGTGCGCGCCGACGAGGCGCATCACCGCGACGCCAACCACTACGCATCGGACATCCATTACCAGGGAATGACGCTGAATCAGACGCCTGCGCCGCTCGGGTACCACTGA
- the LOC123046560 gene encoding uncharacterized protein has translation MDPSAAEPAPPRAAPGRGADPAERRRRWCGITVRGALVMLFPIAVSFLFSFIFGIAGLLLGGLSSNASVSMPSTCRILSTGLDIRSSKVCELGLLNYKAKHVFYPSSNRRFRCHDDYYWASVFEVEYTEYFSGQTSYAMAEAPKQALPHNCRPDFGAVWSTTAKFKVNESYKCKYTLGSTKADIYSDKLFNCTAEDPSIIEMLKRIFVLFSKFCKSKDFSSWWMLGYAAAGVVAGVLSSILITIAVRILRGVFLAAARRAVSNQSIRVFAYRFKRACLLVAYISFVGWITLQYSKMVGLKELVLDFKLLERFL, from the exons ATGGATCCGTCGGCGGCAGAGCCTGCGCCACCACGGGCCGCCCCGGGCAGGGGGGCGGACCCAGCGGAGCGGCGCAGGCGGTGGTGCGGGATCACAGTCCGCGGGGCCCTCGTGATGCTCTTCCCCATCGCCGTGTCATTCCTCTTCTCCTTTATCTTCGGCATCGCTGGCCTCCTCCTCGGCGGGCTCTCCTCCAACGCGTCCGTCTCCATGCCCTCCACCTGCCGCATCCTCTCTACCG GCCTGGACATTCGGTCATCTAAGGTTTGCGAGCTTGGACTGTTGAACTATAAAGCTAAGCATGTATTTTACCCCTCGAGTAATCGAAGATTCCGCTGCCATGATGACTATTACTGGGCTTCAGTTTTTGAG GTTGAATACACAGAATATTTTTCTGGTCAAACATCTTATGCAATGGCAGAAGCTCCAAAACAGGCTCTTCCTCACAATTGCCGGCCTGATTTTGGTGCTGTATGGTCAACAACAGCAAAATTCAAG GTCAATGAATCATACAAATGCAAATACACACTGGGGAGTACCAAAGCTGACATTTATTCAGACAAGCTATTCAATTGCACTGCTGAGGATCCTTCAATAATTGAAATGCTGAAAAGGATTTTTGTACT GTTTTCAAAGTTCTGCAAGTCAAAAGATTTCAGTTCATGGTGGATGCTTGGATATGCAGCAGCAGGGGTCGTGGCAGGCGTGCTGAGCTCTATACTCATCACCATAGCAGTAAGAATCCTGCGAGGAGTGTTCCTTGCTGCCGCCAGGCGGGCTGTGAGCAACCAAAGCATCAGGGTGTTTGCTTACCGTTTCAAGCGGGCGTGCCTTCTTGTTGCATATATATCTTTCGTTGGCTGGATCACCTTGCAGTACAGCAAAATGGTTGGGCTGAAGGAGCTTGTGCTGGACTTCAAACTCTTGGAGAGGTTCTTGTAA
- the LOC123046561 gene encoding ubiquinol oxidase 1b, mitochondrial has protein sequence MSSRMAGATLLRHLGPRLFAAAEPASGLAASARGIMPAAARIFPARMASTEAAGPRAKQEEATEKPQGATTPEQNKKAVVSYWGIEPRKLVKDDGTEWPWFSFRPWDTYRPDTSIDVAKHHEPRAVADKVAYLIVRTLRKGSDLFFQRRHASHALLLETVAAVPPMVGGVLLHLRSLRRFEHSGGWIRALMEEAENERMHLMTFMEVTQPLWWERALVLATQGVFFNAYFVGYLISPKFAHRFVGYLEEEAVHSYTEYLKDLEAGLIENTPAPAIAIDYWRLPADARLKDVVIAVRADEAHHRDANHYASDIHYQGMTLNQTPAPLGYH, from the coding sequence ATGAGCTCTCGGATGGCCGGAGCCACGCTGCTGCGCCACCTGGGCCCCCGCCTcttcgccgccgccgagccggCGTCCGGGCTCGCCGCGAGCGCGAGGGGCATCATGCCCGCCGCCGCGAGGATCTTCCCCGCGCGGATGGCCAGCACAGAGGCTGCCGGCCCGCGTGCCAAACAAGAAGAAGCCACTGAAAAGCCCCAGGGCGCAACAACGCCGGAGCAGAACAAGAAGGCCGTGGTGAGCTACTGGGGCATCGAGCCGCGGAAGCTCGTCAAGGACGACGGCACGGAGTGGCCGTGGTTCTCCTTCAGGCCGTGGGACACgtaccggccggacacgtccatcgACGTGGCCAAGCACCACGAGCCCAGGGCGGTGGCGGACAAGGTGGCGTACCTCATCGTGCGGACGCTGCGCAAGGGAAGCGACCTCTTCTTCCAGCGCCGGCATGCGAGCCACGCCTTGCTGCtggagacggtggccgcggtgccgcccatggtGGGCGGCGTGCTGCTGCACCTGCGCTCGCTCCGCCGCTTCGAGCACAGCGGCGGCTGGATCCGCGCGCTCATGGAGGAGGCCGAGAACGAGCGCATGCACCTCATGACCTTCATGGAGGTGACGCAGCCGCTGTGGTGGGAGCGCGCGCTCGTGCTCGCCACTCAGGGCGTCTTCTTCAACGCCTACTTCGTCGGCTACCTCATCTCCCCAAAGTTCGCGCACCGCTTCGTCGGCTACCTCGAGGAGGAGGCCGTCCACTCCTACACCGAGTACCTCAAGGACCTCGAGGCCGGCTTGATCGAGAACACGCCCGCGCCGGCCATCGCCATCGACTACTGGCGCCTCCCCGCCGACGCCAGGCTCAAAGACGTCGTCATCGCCGTGCGCGCCGACGAGGCGCATCACCGCGACGCCAACCACTACGCATCGGACATCCATTACCAGGGAATGACGCTGAATCAGACGCCTGCGCCGCTCGGGTACCACTGA
- the LOC123046559 gene encoding F-box protein SKIP28, translating to MLPTTATASTPPPPPAPPPGEPHAALFLALGYMRLPELLACWRVCRLLGEAVAGDPLLWRRLAVEPPLSGRVTDQVLLKLTARADGTLRSLRLFGCLHVSDAGLLRVVEHNPRVTEIYVPACTGLTGDGVVKIVQLLHERKGNISRLRLDGISGMSKHHLDIIMSLMCKGNPQGQQDRSPLFYNHRAREALNTNDERPIDVDVCPVCANVRPVFDCTRDDCRKVRDSLWRCRGCYFCFPRCEKCGGCISPEDIVEADLACSDLMCLDCWLTVPKCSTCNRPYCERHANLMVSLSMAGQFSCQRCKELDASHENQEDNY from the exons ATGCTTCCGACGACGGCGACCGCCTCaacgcccccgccgccaccggccccGCCGCCTGGCGAGCCGCACGCGGCCCTCTTCCTCGCCCTGGGCTACATGCGGCTGCCTGAGCTGCTAGCCTGCTGGCGCGTATGCCGCCTCCTCGGCGAGGCCGTCGCGGGGGATCCCCTCCTGTGGCGTCGCCTCGCGGTAGAGCCGCCGCTCAGCGGCCGGGTGACCGACCAAGTCCTCCTCAAGTTGACTGCGAGGGCGGATGGGACGCTGCGGTCTCTCCGCCTTTTCGGGTGCCTCCACGTTTCCGACGCCGGCCTGCTTCGCGTCGTCGAGCACAATCCCCGCGTCACCGAG ATTTATGTGCCTGCATGTACAGGCTTGACTGGTGATGGGGTGGTCAAAATTGTTCAGCTTCTGCACGAACGCAAGGGAAATATAAGTCGTCTCCGACTTGATGGTATTAGCGGGATGAGTAAGCATCATCTTGATATTATCATGTCTCTCATGTGCAAAGGTAACCCACAAGGGCAACAAGATAGAAGCCCACTTTTTTACAACCATAGAGCCCGTGAAGCGCTGAACACCAATGATGAACGCCCTATTGATGTTGATGTTTGCCCTGTGTGTGCGAACGTCAGGCCTGTGTTTGATTGTACGAGGGATGACTGTAG GAAAGTGAGGGACAGCTTGTGGCGGTGCCGAGGCTGCTACTTCTGCTTTCCTAGATGCGAAAAATGTGGTGGCTGTATCAGTCCGGAGGATATAGTCGAGGCTGATCTTGCTTGTTCAGATCTTATGTGTTTGGATTGTTGGCTTACGGTCCCTAAATGCAGCACATGCAATCGGCCTTACTGTGAGAGGCATGCAAATTTGATGGTCTCCTTGTCGATGGCTGGCCAGTTTTCATGCCAGCGTTGCAAGGAGCTCGATGCATCGCACGAGAATCAGGAAGATAACTATTAG